One genomic window of Aquisalimonas sp. 2447 includes the following:
- a CDS encoding aspartate aminotransferase family protein encodes MAHEPGHITPLMKQSSGITATRGEGMYLFDESGKRYMDFSSGIGVTGTGHCHPKVVAAAQKQVETLIHGQYAIMKHPPMKELAEKLGERMPDDLNSIFFSNAGTEAVEASIRLVRQATGRPNIITFQGCFHGRTMGSLSTTTSSVGLRAGVAPLMGGVVVAPFPNTYRLRMDEKTATEFCLRELDNILHTQSAPQETAAMIIEPIQGESGYVPANTAFMQGLREICDRHGILLVMDEVQSGYGRSGLFWGHQHYDVTPDVVITAKGLASGFPLSAMAARREVMEKGWPGSQGGTYGGNAVACAAALATLEVFDDEGLVDNAATQGARLRKQLDQLKAENPAIGDVRGEGLMLGTEMVDADGNPDGQRAMRILQEAEKRGLLMIRCGAYGGQIVRWLPPLIVNGEQIDEGVSIFAEALNASAQG; translated from the coding sequence ATGGCCCACGAACCCGGTCACATCACGCCGCTGATGAAGCAATCGTCCGGTATTACGGCGACCCGTGGCGAGGGCATGTACCTCTTTGACGAGTCCGGCAAGCGCTACATGGACTTCAGCTCCGGGATCGGCGTCACCGGCACCGGCCACTGCCACCCCAAGGTGGTGGCGGCGGCGCAGAAGCAGGTGGAGACGCTGATCCACGGTCAGTACGCGATCATGAAGCATCCGCCAATGAAGGAACTGGCGGAGAAGCTTGGCGAGCGCATGCCGGATGACCTCAACTCCATTTTCTTCTCCAACGCTGGTACCGAGGCGGTGGAGGCGTCCATTCGCCTGGTGCGTCAGGCCACCGGGCGGCCGAATATCATTACCTTCCAGGGGTGTTTCCACGGCCGCACCATGGGTTCCCTGTCCACGACCACCTCCAGCGTCGGTCTGCGTGCCGGGGTGGCGCCGTTGATGGGCGGCGTCGTGGTGGCGCCGTTTCCGAACACCTACCGGCTGCGCATGGACGAGAAGACCGCCACGGAGTTCTGCCTGCGGGAGCTGGACAACATCCTGCACACCCAGTCGGCGCCGCAGGAAACGGCGGCCATGATCATCGAGCCCATCCAGGGCGAGTCCGGTTACGTGCCGGCCAACACCGCCTTCATGCAGGGCCTGCGCGAGATCTGCGATCGCCACGGCATCCTGCTGGTGATGGACGAGGTGCAGTCGGGCTACGGCCGCTCCGGGCTGTTCTGGGGGCACCAGCACTACGACGTGACGCCGGACGTGGTGATCACCGCCAAGGGTCTCGCCAGCGGTTTTCCGCTGTCGGCCATGGCGGCGCGCCGGGAGGTCATGGAGAAGGGCTGGCCCGGCTCCCAGGGTGGTACCTACGGTGGCAACGCCGTGGCCTGCGCCGCTGCCCTGGCCACTCTGGAGGTTTTCGACGACGAAGGCCTGGTGGACAACGCCGCGACCCAGGGGGCGCGGCTGCGCAAGCAGCTGGACCAGCTCAAGGCGGAGAATCCGGCCATCGGCGATGTGCGCGGTGAGGGCCTGATGCTGGGAACGGAAATGGTTGACGCCGACGGTAACCCCGACGGTCAGCGTGCCATGCGCATTCTCCAGGAAGCGGAGAAGCGGGGGCTGTTGATGATCCGTTGCGGGGCCTATGGGGGGCAGATCGTCCGCTGGTTGCCGCCACTGATCGTCAATGGCGAGCAGATCGACGAAGGGGTGAGCATCTTTGCCGAGGCGCTGAACGCCTCGGCGCAGGGCTGA
- a CDS encoding class I SAM-dependent methyltransferase, with amino-acid sequence MDLASIRNAYRRYANHYDRVFGPVFAQGRKFAIEVLNQKPGQRILEVGVGTGLSLPAYDPRTRVVGIDISPEMLDKARERVKAECDGHQVEDLLVMDAENLDFPDASFDSIACMYVASVVPHPDRLISEMRRVCKPGGDILIVNHFASRNPVLRGLEKGLRPLSKLVGFRPDMDLDTLPDHDGFERLSVRKANLFGYWKLVHYRNGGEVAETIETDAPRAVASK; translated from the coding sequence ATGGATCTAGCTTCCATTCGCAATGCCTATCGCCGTTACGCCAATCACTATGACCGCGTTTTCGGCCCGGTCTTTGCCCAGGGGCGGAAGTTCGCCATCGAGGTGCTTAACCAGAAGCCCGGACAACGCATCCTCGAGGTGGGTGTCGGCACCGGGCTGTCGTTGCCGGCCTACGATCCGCGAACCCGGGTGGTGGGCATCGATATCTCCCCGGAGATGCTGGACAAGGCCCGGGAGCGCGTGAAGGCGGAGTGTGACGGGCACCAGGTGGAAGATCTGCTAGTGATGGATGCAGAGAATCTGGACTTTCCGGATGCCAGCTTCGACAGCATTGCCTGCATGTACGTGGCGTCGGTCGTTCCACATCCGGACCGCCTGATCAGCGAAATGCGGCGAGTCTGCAAGCCAGGGGGCGACATCCTCATTGTTAACCACTTTGCGTCCCGCAATCCGGTGTTGCGCGGGCTGGAGAAGGGGCTGCGGCCGCTGTCGAAACTGGTGGGCTTTCGTCCGGACATGGATCTGGATACGCTGCCCGACCACGACGGATTCGAGCGCCTGTCGGTGCGCAAGGCCAATCTGTTCGGTTACTGGAAACTGGTGCATTACCGTAACGGCGGGGAGGTGGCGGAGACCATCGAAACCGACGCGCCGCGGGCGGTTGCCAGCAAGTAG
- a CDS encoding AEC family transporter, with protein MNAVLTIALPFFALIFTGMLAGRTRLMPGETISGLNTFVFFFALPALLFSSIADAPVEDLRDPALFLAWLLPGLVLFGLTYWLAGLVFGGGAGKRAIQALAASFANVGFVGLPLVIAALGTGATPAAAVVIVVDTAILIGVATAIIEVDRGGRGGLGRAVRTATLGVVRNPLIVASVLGVGVSVATVPLPEPVFAYLELLGSAAGPAALFALGATLARQPLGEQAVETGLLVVLKLVVHPLLVWGATVMLGVPPVGQAALIIMASLPVAANVYVLAQRYQVNVSGASSVILVSTVFAVATVSLVLHLLLS; from the coding sequence GTGAACGCCGTTCTGACCATTGCCCTGCCGTTCTTCGCCCTGATCTTCACGGGCATGCTGGCGGGACGTACGCGCCTGATGCCCGGCGAGACCATCTCCGGGCTCAACACCTTCGTATTCTTCTTCGCCCTGCCGGCGTTGCTGTTCAGCAGCATTGCCGATGCGCCGGTGGAGGACCTGAGAGACCCGGCGCTATTCCTGGCATGGCTGCTCCCGGGGCTCGTGCTCTTCGGCCTCACCTACTGGCTTGCCGGTCTGGTGTTCGGCGGCGGCGCCGGGAAGCGTGCCATCCAGGCGCTTGCGGCGTCTTTCGCCAACGTCGGTTTCGTCGGTCTGCCGCTGGTGATTGCAGCCCTGGGCACCGGCGCCACGCCGGCGGCGGCAGTGGTGATCGTGGTGGATACGGCCATCCTGATCGGCGTGGCCACGGCCATCATCGAGGTGGATCGTGGCGGCCGGGGCGGTCTCGGTCGCGCCGTGCGGACGGCTACTCTGGGCGTGGTTCGCAACCCCCTGATCGTGGCTTCAGTGCTCGGTGTCGGGGTGAGCGTGGCCACGGTGCCGTTGCCGGAACCGGTGTTCGCCTACCTGGAACTGTTGGGTAGTGCCGCCGGTCCGGCGGCCCTGTTCGCCCTGGGTGCGACGCTTGCGCGTCAGCCTCTGGGGGAGCAGGCGGTGGAGACCGGCCTGCTGGTGGTGCTGAAGCTGGTGGTCCACCCGCTGCTGGTCTGGGGCGCGACTGTCATGCTCGGTGTGCCGCCGGTGGGTCAGGCGGCGCTGATCATCATGGCGTCCCTGCCCGTGGCCGCCAACGTCTACGTGCTGGCGCAGCGGTATCAGGTGAATGTCTCCGGCGCCTCGTCGGTGATCCTGGTTTCCACCGTCTTCGCCGTTGCCACCGTCTCCCTGGTGCTGCACCTGCTTTTGTCCTGA
- a CDS encoding NAD-dependent succinate-semialdehyde dehydrogenase, with amino-acid sequence MLDSPLLKRCQGYINGQWLDADGGKTLTVYNPVDGDALAQVPGMGPEETTRAVEAARNALKSPASLAKRREWLQNIVKALEANREELGRILCMEHGKPWKEASGEVDYAAGFFRYCADNLEALEPRQLDEKPRNCSWTVHYRPAGVVALVTPWNFPIGMIAKKLSAAIAADCPSVIKPSSKTPLTMVALFTLLDEALDMPPGKVNLVTGSAGPIGDTLCDHPDVRVLSFTGSTEVGRELIERSAPQVKKLTLELGGNAPYIVFQDADLDAAADNLIGNKFRGGGQTCVCANRVMVHESVAADFAERLKARASKLKVGDGLESDTDIGPLIDRNGYEKVRRHLSDAIEKGAKLVMGDVPPSLENDWGGFFPPTIVLGVTPQMACWKEETFGPLVPIATFGDDDQAIDMANQTEFGLASYIFTADDQRAQKVIAALEFAHVGYNTGSGPTPEAPFGGMKQSGYGREGGIEGLFEFVEPQTVPRGD; translated from the coding sequence ATGCTGGATTCGCCTTTGCTCAAACGCTGTCAGGGTTACATCAACGGCCAGTGGCTGGACGCGGACGGGGGCAAAACCCTGACCGTCTACAACCCGGTCGACGGCGACGCGCTCGCGCAGGTGCCGGGCATGGGCCCCGAGGAGACTACCCGGGCAGTCGAAGCCGCACGCAACGCACTGAAATCACCGGCGAGCCTGGCTAAACGCCGGGAGTGGCTGCAGAACATCGTCAAGGCGCTGGAGGCCAACCGCGAAGAGCTTGGCCGCATCCTGTGCATGGAACATGGCAAACCCTGGAAAGAAGCCTCGGGCGAGGTGGACTACGCCGCCGGATTCTTCCGCTACTGCGCCGATAACCTGGAAGCGCTGGAACCCCGGCAACTGGACGAAAAGCCGCGTAACTGCAGCTGGACGGTCCACTACCGGCCCGCCGGCGTGGTGGCCCTGGTCACCCCTTGGAACTTCCCCATCGGCATGATCGCGAAAAAACTGTCTGCGGCCATCGCGGCGGACTGCCCCAGCGTCATCAAGCCCTCATCCAAGACCCCGCTGACCATGGTGGCGCTGTTCACCCTGCTGGACGAAGCGCTGGACATGCCGCCGGGCAAGGTCAACCTGGTCACCGGTTCTGCGGGGCCCATCGGCGACACCCTGTGCGACCATCCGGACGTCCGCGTGCTCAGCTTCACCGGCTCCACCGAAGTCGGTCGCGAACTCATCGAGCGCAGTGCGCCGCAGGTGAAGAAGCTTACCCTGGAACTGGGCGGCAATGCGCCGTACATCGTCTTCCAGGACGCAGACCTGGACGCCGCCGCCGATAACCTCATCGGCAACAAGTTCCGCGGCGGTGGCCAGACCTGCGTGTGCGCCAACCGTGTCATGGTGCACGAGAGCGTGGCGGCCGATTTCGCCGAACGCCTCAAGGCCCGCGCGAGCAAGCTCAAGGTGGGAGACGGCCTGGAGTCCGATACCGACATCGGGCCGCTGATCGACCGCAACGGCTACGAGAAGGTGCGCCGCCACCTCTCCGATGCCATCGAGAAGGGCGCGAAACTGGTCATGGGGGACGTGCCGCCGTCCCTGGAGAACGACTGGGGCGGCTTCTTCCCGCCCACCATCGTGCTGGGCGTGACGCCGCAGATGGCCTGCTGGAAGGAGGAGACCTTCGGCCCGCTGGTGCCCATCGCCACCTTCGGCGATGACGACCAGGCCATCGACATGGCCAACCAGACCGAGTTCGGTCTGGCGTCATACATCTTCACCGCCGACGATCAGCGCGCGCAGAAGGTGATTGCCGCTCTGGAATTCGCCCATGTGGGTTACAACACCGGCTCCGGCCCGACCCCGGAGGCACCCTTCGGCGGCATGAAACAGTCCGGCTACGGCCGTGAGGGCGGCATCGAGGGGTTGTTCGAGTTCGTGGAACCGCAGACGGTCCCTCGCGGCGACTGA
- a CDS encoding D-2-hydroxyacid dehydrogenase, producing MQQPVIAVLTGEGEALPPGLDTIADTAELRLANSREGLEQALPGADILLVTDFRTEMLAECWPLADRLQWVHATSAGVDALMFPGLQNSEIPITNARGIFDRPIAEFVLGLVLAFTKDLPASVRYQDQHVWQHRETETIRDKRALIIGAGAIGREIGRMLAAAGMRVDAVARSARQDDPDFGRVHAQHTLLDHLPEADFVVVAAPLTDATRGLFGHDAFAAMKPEARFINIGRGPIVDTEALVEALEADAIAGAGLDVFEEEPLPQGHPLWDFPQAILSAHMAGDVLGWQEALTMQFLENFRRWQSGDALHNVVDKGRGYVPPG from the coding sequence ATGCAACAACCGGTCATCGCCGTCCTCACCGGTGAAGGAGAAGCGCTCCCCCCCGGTCTGGATACCATCGCAGATACAGCCGAACTGCGACTCGCCAACAGCCGCGAGGGCCTGGAACAGGCACTGCCGGGGGCGGACATTCTGCTGGTAACGGATTTCCGCACGGAGATGCTTGCCGAGTGCTGGCCCCTGGCGGACCGGTTGCAGTGGGTGCACGCCACCAGCGCCGGGGTCGATGCCCTCATGTTTCCGGGCCTGCAGAACAGCGAGATCCCCATAACCAACGCACGCGGCATCTTCGACCGGCCCATCGCCGAGTTTGTACTCGGCCTGGTGCTGGCCTTCACCAAGGACCTACCCGCCTCCGTACGCTACCAGGATCAGCACGTCTGGCAGCACCGGGAGACCGAGACCATCCGCGACAAGCGTGCGCTGATCATCGGTGCCGGCGCCATCGGACGCGAGATCGGCCGCATGCTGGCGGCGGCGGGCATGCGGGTGGACGCGGTCGCTCGCTCCGCCCGACAGGATGATCCCGACTTCGGGCGCGTCCACGCACAGCACACGCTGCTGGATCACCTGCCGGAGGCGGATTTCGTGGTGGTGGCCGCACCGCTGACCGACGCCACCCGGGGCCTGTTCGGCCATGACGCCTTTGCGGCCATGAAACCCGAGGCACGCTTCATCAACATCGGCCGCGGCCCCATCGTCGACACCGAGGCCCTGGTGGAGGCCCTGGAAGCCGACGCCATTGCAGGTGCCGGTCTGGATGTCTTCGAAGAGGAGCCCCTGCCCCAGGGGCATCCCCTGTGGGATTTCCCCCAGGCCATCCTGTCAGCCCACATGGCCGGTGACGTGCTCGGTTGGCAGGAGGCGCTGACCATGCAGTTCCTGGAGAATTTCCGGCGCTGGCAGTCCGGCGATGCGCTGCACAATGTGGTCGACAAGGGTCGGGGTTATGTACCGCCAGGCTGA
- a CDS encoding pyridoxal phosphate-dependent aminotransferase has protein sequence MAVNPIDTEAQDLDDVRDASWAPALRAIPVAGIRKMVNMAASMEDVVHLSIGQPNFPTPRHIIDAYIEALEEGHTGYTMDAGLPELLTALAEYYSQRYNRTLTEDNILITAGCTEAMYLALTATSAPGRQFLVTDPTFLLYAPLIRMNGGEVKYIPTRAEHGHQLDPQEVIDNIGMRTYGIVLNSPSNPTGTVYPAETIDAICQEAAYRGVYVFSDEVYDHLLLDDMEYPSVLRHAMDLDNVMVASSFSKTFSMAGLRIGWIISSQGAIKKLRRYHMFTTTVANTPAQWAGIAALKGDRSCVDDMVQEYAQRRDRVVQLVSETPHLTGYWPQGAFYIFPALPHGANANQVCLRMLQETGVCTVPGDAFGESCSNSLRISYSTSMEKIEEAFERMVPWLAKQDF, from the coding sequence ATGGCTGTCAATCCGATCGATACCGAAGCCCAGGACCTGGATGATGTCCGGGATGCGAGTTGGGCGCCGGCACTCCGTGCGATCCCGGTGGCGGGCATCCGCAAGATGGTCAATATGGCCGCGAGCATGGAGGATGTGGTGCATCTCTCCATCGGACAGCCGAATTTCCCCACCCCGCGTCACATTATTGATGCCTACATCGAGGCGCTGGAGGAAGGGCACACCGGCTACACCATGGACGCGGGACTGCCGGAGCTCCTCACGGCCCTGGCCGAGTACTACAGCCAGCGCTATAACCGGACCCTGACTGAGGACAATATCCTCATCACCGCCGGCTGCACCGAGGCCATGTACCTTGCGCTGACCGCCACCTCCGCGCCTGGGCGGCAGTTCCTGGTCACGGATCCGACCTTCCTGCTGTATGCGCCACTGATCCGCATGAACGGCGGCGAAGTGAAGTACATTCCCACGCGCGCCGAGCATGGCCACCAGCTGGATCCCCAGGAGGTGATCGACAACATCGGCATGCGCACCTACGGTATCGTGCTGAACTCGCCCAGCAACCCCACCGGCACGGTCTACCCGGCGGAGACCATCGATGCCATCTGCCAGGAAGCGGCGTACCGCGGCGTGTACGTGTTCAGCGACGAGGTCTACGATCACCTGTTGCTGGATGACATGGAGTACCCAAGCGTGCTGCGCCACGCCATGGACCTGGACAATGTCATGGTGGCCAGCAGTTTTTCCAAGACCTTCAGCATGGCCGGTCTGCGCATCGGCTGGATTATCTCCAGCCAGGGGGCGATCAAGAAGCTGCGTCGTTACCACATGTTCACCACCACCGTGGCCAACACCCCGGCCCAGTGGGCCGGCATCGCCGCCCTGAAGGGGGATCGCAGTTGCGTCGATGACATGGTGCAGGAGTACGCCCAGCGGCGGGACCGCGTGGTGCAGCTGGTCAGCGAGACGCCGCATCTTACCGGTTACTGGCCCCAGGGCGCGTTCTACATCTTCCCGGCGCTGCCCCACGGCGCCAACGCCAACCAGGTGTGCCTGCGCATGCTGCAGGAGACGGGGGTGTGTACCGTGCCCGGCGATGCCTTCGGCGAGAGCTGCAGCAATTCCCTGCGTATCAGCTACTCGACTTCCATGGAAAAGATCGAGGAAGCCTTCGAGCGCATGGTGCCGTGGCTGGCCAAGCAGGACTTCTGA
- a CDS encoding enoyl-CoA hydratase — MSIRTERRDGVLVVTLDRPEKRNALTGEMYDSLRATMNDAREDAGVRVVLLQAAGDSFTAGNDLQDFGEQGKKRVASGEKAPAMKLIDDMLDFPKPVVAAVRGHAVGIGTTVLLHCDVVAASETASFSLPFVRLGLTPEFACSYVLPLLAGRTKASHTLLLGEPFDRERARELGIVSMSCSDAELDEQAMATAQKMAALPPQAVRATKGLINSAFHLERMREAVAKETEAFAAGLVSEEHQEAVTAFFEKRQPDFSRFS, encoded by the coding sequence ATGAGTATTCGCACTGAACGTCGTGACGGCGTACTTGTCGTCACCCTGGATCGCCCGGAAAAGCGCAACGCCCTCACTGGCGAGATGTATGACTCGCTGCGCGCCACCATGAACGACGCCCGCGAGGACGCTGGTGTTCGCGTGGTCCTGCTGCAGGCAGCGGGTGACAGTTTCACCGCCGGCAATGATCTGCAGGATTTCGGTGAACAGGGCAAGAAGCGCGTGGCCAGTGGTGAGAAGGCGCCGGCCATGAAGCTCATCGACGACATGCTGGATTTCCCCAAGCCGGTGGTGGCGGCAGTGCGGGGGCACGCCGTGGGCATTGGCACCACCGTGCTGTTGCACTGTGATGTGGTCGCCGCCAGCGAGACGGCGAGCTTTTCGCTGCCGTTCGTGCGTCTGGGCCTGACGCCGGAGTTTGCCTGCAGCTACGTGCTACCGCTGCTGGCGGGCCGCACCAAGGCGAGCCACACGCTGCTGCTGGGAGAGCCCTTCGATCGGGAGCGTGCGCGGGAGCTGGGCATCGTGTCCATGAGTTGCAGTGACGCGGAACTGGACGAGCAGGCCATGGCGACGGCGCAGAAAATGGCGGCTCTGCCACCGCAGGCGGTGCGTGCCACCAAGGGCCTGATCAACAGCGCGTTCCATCTGGAGCGTATGCGTGAGGCGGTGGCAAAGGAAACGGAGGCATTCGCCGCCGGTCTGGTCTCCGAAGAGCACCAGGAGGCCGTCACCGCCTTCTTCGAAAAGCGCCAGCCGGACTTCAGCCGCTTCAGCTGA
- a CDS encoding enoyl-CoA hydratase: MSQPAPNTDSPIRVRHKGHIARVSFNEPERYNPLRADVIAALHNALDTIADDDNVRVVIIDAEGKAFCAGHDLREIRSMEDRDAHQALFDRCSAFMQRVVSLPQPVIAQVQGIATAAGCQLVATADLAVAGRSARFATSGINLGLFCSTPAVAVSRVVPRKNALEMLFTGDFVEADEAARLGLVNRVVDDDQLAATTTEMAEKIAAKPPEAIQAGKALFYRQSGKDLAAAYDDASETMACNMDTDAAREGVDAFLEKRKPQW; the protein is encoded by the coding sequence ATGAGCCAACCCGCCCCCAACACCGACTCCCCCATCCGCGTCCGCCACAAGGGCCACATCGCCCGGGTCAGCTTCAACGAACCCGAGCGCTACAACCCCCTGCGCGCCGACGTCATCGCCGCCCTGCACAACGCCCTGGACACCATCGCCGATGATGACAACGTGCGCGTGGTCATCATCGACGCCGAGGGCAAGGCCTTCTGCGCCGGCCACGACCTGCGCGAGATCCGTTCCATGGAAGACCGGGACGCGCACCAGGCCCTGTTCGACCGCTGCAGCGCGTTCATGCAGCGGGTGGTGAGCCTGCCACAGCCGGTGATCGCCCAGGTCCAGGGCATCGCCACCGCCGCCGGCTGCCAGCTCGTCGCCACCGCGGACCTGGCGGTGGCCGGCCGCTCCGCGCGCTTCGCCACCTCCGGCATCAACCTGGGCCTGTTCTGCAGCACCCCGGCGGTGGCCGTCAGCCGCGTGGTGCCCCGCAAGAACGCCCTGGAAATGCTCTTCACCGGCGATTTCGTCGAAGCCGACGAGGCCGCTCGCCTCGGGCTGGTCAATCGCGTGGTGGACGACGACCAACTCGCGGCCACCACGACGGAAATGGCCGAGAAGATTGCGGCGAAACCGCCGGAGGCCATCCAGGCTGGCAAGGCACTCTTCTACCGGCAAAGCGGCAAGGACCTGGCGGCGGCTTACGACGACGCCTCCGAAACCATGGCCTGCAACATGGACACCGACGCGGCGCGGGAAGGCGTGGATGCGTTCCTGGAGAAGCGCAAGCCGCAGTGGTGA
- a CDS encoding acyl-CoA synthetase, producing MADSSNIYQQHLAQNPANYVPLTPLTFLERTASVYPDHTAVIHGRVRRTWAETAERCGRLASALSRRGIGKGDTVAVMLPNIPEMFEAHFGVPMTGAALNALNIRLDADAIAFMLDHGEASVILVDREFGDVIREALGRISRDLLVVDVNDPEFNGGDAIGSMDYERLLAEGDPDFRYTPPADEWDAISLSYTSGTTGDPKGVVYHHRGAYLNAVGNTMVWDMSGHPVYLWTLPMFHCNGWCFPWTITACAGTHVCLRKVEPEKILQLIKEHKVTHLCGAPIVLNGLLNASDEAEQGLGLGHEVQIMTAAAAPPAQVIAGIEDMGFRLTHVYGLTEVYGPVTVCAWHDEWDELPMEQRARVKARQGVRYQTLEGVMVADSETLEPVPQDGETMGEIFMRGNTVMKGYLKNPDATDKAFKGGWYHTGDLAVWHADGYVEIKDRLKDVIISGGENISTIEVEDVIYRHPAVMECAVVARPYEKWGETPCAFVTLKPGKEDTTVEEIIQFCRDNMAHYKAPKTVVFEELPKTSTGKIQKFALRDRAKELDS from the coding sequence ATGGCGGATTCCAGCAACATCTACCAGCAGCACCTGGCGCAGAATCCGGCCAACTACGTTCCCCTCACGCCGCTGACGTTCCTGGAGCGCACGGCATCCGTTTACCCGGACCACACCGCTGTGATCCACGGCCGCGTCCGTCGCACTTGGGCGGAGACCGCGGAGCGTTGTGGCCGGCTGGCCAGCGCCCTGTCCCGCCGCGGCATCGGCAAGGGCGATACGGTGGCCGTCATGTTGCCCAACATCCCGGAGATGTTCGAGGCGCATTTCGGCGTGCCCATGACCGGCGCCGCCCTCAATGCCCTGAACATCCGCCTGGATGCCGACGCCATCGCCTTCATGCTGGACCACGGCGAGGCCTCGGTGATTCTCGTGGACCGGGAGTTCGGCGACGTCATCCGCGAGGCTCTGGGCAGGATCAGCCGCGACCTGCTGGTCGTCGACGTCAACGATCCAGAGTTCAACGGTGGCGACGCCATCGGCTCCATGGACTATGAGCGCCTGCTGGCCGAGGGCGACCCCGACTTCCGGTACACGCCGCCGGCGGACGAGTGGGACGCCATCTCGCTGAGCTACACCTCGGGCACCACCGGCGATCCCAAAGGCGTCGTCTACCATCACCGCGGCGCCTACCTGAACGCGGTGGGCAACACCATGGTCTGGGACATGTCCGGGCACCCGGTCTATCTCTGGACGCTGCCCATGTTTCACTGCAACGGCTGGTGCTTCCCCTGGACCATCACCGCCTGCGCCGGCACCCACGTGTGTCTGCGCAAGGTGGAGCCGGAGAAAATCCTGCAGCTGATCAAGGAACACAAGGTCACCCACCTGTGCGGTGCACCCATCGTGCTCAACGGCCTGCTGAACGCCTCCGACGAGGCCGAGCAGGGCCTGGGCCTGGGCCACGAAGTGCAGATCATGACCGCCGCGGCCGCTCCGCCGGCCCAGGTGATCGCCGGCATCGAGGACATGGGTTTCCGGCTGACCCACGTCTACGGCCTCACCGAAGTCTACGGCCCGGTGACCGTATGCGCCTGGCACGACGAATGGGACGAACTGCCCATGGAGCAGCGGGCGCGGGTCAAGGCCCGCCAGGGGGTGCGCTATCAGACGCTGGAAGGCGTCATGGTGGCCGACTCGGAGACCCTGGAGCCGGTACCGCAGGACGGCGAGACCATGGGCGAGATCTTCATGCGCGGCAACACCGTGATGAAGGGCTACCTCAAGAACCCGGACGCCACGGACAAGGCCTTCAAGGGGGGCTGGTACCACACCGGCGACCTGGCCGTGTGGCACGCCGATGGCTACGTGGAGATCAAGGACCGCCTCAAGGACGTGATCATCTCCGGTGGCGAGAACATCTCCACCATCGAGGTGGAGGACGTTATCTACCGCCATCCAGCGGTCATGGAGTGCGCCGTGGTTGCCCGGCCGTACGAAAAATGGGGCGAGACCCCCTGCGCCTTCGTTACACTGAAACCCGGGAAGGAGGACACCACGGTGGAGGAGATCATCCAGTTCTGCCGTGACAACATGGCGCATTACAAGGCGCCGAAGACGGTGGTCTTCGAGGAACTCCCGAAGACGTCCACGGGCAAGATCCAGAAATTCGCGCTGAGGGATCGGGCGAAGGAATTGGACAGCTGA
- a CDS encoding CoA-binding protein has protein sequence MSDEISQLRHILSAYPNVAVVGLSANWHRPSYFAAKYLLDHGYNVIPVNPAYDEVLGRTCYPDLRSIPGPVDVVDIFRKPEEVPALVEDAIAIGAKVVWMQIGVIHDEAAARAREAGLDVVMNRCMKIEYGRLFGGLNWMGVNTGVISAKRPSHVTF, from the coding sequence ATGAGCGACGAGATCAGCCAACTGCGCCACATTCTGTCGGCGTATCCCAATGTGGCCGTGGTCGGGTTGTCCGCCAACTGGCACCGGCCCAGTTATTTTGCGGCCAAGTACTTACTGGATCACGGCTATAACGTGATTCCGGTGAATCCCGCCTACGACGAGGTGCTGGGCCGGACTTGTTATCCGGACCTGCGCAGCATTCCCGGTCCGGTGGACGTGGTGGACATCTTCCGCAAGCCCGAAGAGGTGCCGGCGCTGGTGGAGGACGCCATCGCCATCGGTGCCAAGGTGGTGTGGATGCAGATCGGGGTCATCCACGATGAGGCCGCTGCCCGCGCACGGGAAGCCGGGCTGGACGTGGTCATGAACCGCTGCATGAAGATTGAGTACGGGCGCCTGTTCGGTGGTTTGAACTGGATGGGTGTGAACACCGGGGTGATCTCCGCCAAGCGGCCCTCGCATGTGACCTTCTGA